One Fimbriimonadaceae bacterium DNA window includes the following coding sequences:
- a CDS encoding dCMP deaminase family protein — MERPSWDTYFMRFAHLASERATCPRRQVGALIVRDRRILATGYNGAPRGLPHCPPEGPEHDWPVGCMRAGHCIRSLHAEQNALLQAAMIGVACEGATMYVTCQPCNACAKMIINAGIQTVIYEGEYPDEFSKELFRDAGLDVFLYRGDRLERLDLGE, encoded by the coding sequence ATGGAGCGCCCGAGTTGGGATACCTACTTCATGCGGTTTGCCCACCTCGCGTCGGAACGCGCGACCTGCCCGAGACGCCAGGTGGGAGCCCTGATCGTCAGGGACCGCCGCATCCTTGCCACGGGCTACAACGGGGCCCCGCGCGGCTTGCCGCACTGCCCCCCGGAGGGACCCGAGCACGACTGGCCGGTCGGGTGCATGCGCGCGGGCCACTGCATTCGTTCCCTGCACGCGGAGCAGAACGCCCTCCTGCAGGCCGCGATGATCGGCGTCGCGTGCGAAGGGGCGACGATGTACGTGACGTGCCAGCCCTGCAACGCGTGCGCGAAGATGATCATCAACGCGGGCATCCAAACCGTCATTTACGAGGGGGAGTACCCGGACGAGTTTTCCAAGGAGCTGTTCCGGGACGCGGGGCTCGACGTTTTCCTCTATCGCGGCGACCGTTTGGAACGTCTTGACCTCGGAGAATGA
- a CDS encoding S8 family serine peptidase, translating into MLNLVFAAAIGLGGTAGGGLVVQRSGDLTSLAFEKGESFHQTRAKVADGRAIDVAGTQLRLATWQERSRAGTKTFYAIAPNGRDVRRVAEALNTLKLRYEEFDPLQTIPTVSPELAATEHNEQYIVQFQTQPLPEYRDAIARAGGVVTYYLPYDAYLVRMDSHARGAVSQLPYVRWVGPYQPAYRLDPDLRKQMEKGKLPTQRYNVQVYHYGLEEKQTAAQWIEAIGGKIDELGEPGYVFQATLTPGQLRAALLMNEVFWIDKWVPMEMDMNIARDFGGANYIEGVAGYTGQGVRAQVRDGGLRTTHVAFQSPPTIIRSNTTNTSHGSSTYGIVFGDGTANPLGRGMMPDAQGIFLAGLTTGSTRYNETAALLQAPYFAVFESNSTGGTRTRAYTTDSFGMDDILFRMNITILQSQSNAGNQDSRPQAWAKNIVSIGGIKHLNTLTRADDRWTAGGSIGPAADGRIKPDLAHFYDSVLCTTNTNDTAYTSSFGGTSAATPITAGHFGLFYQMWADGVFGQTVTGTTVFDARPMNMTAKAVMINTATQWTFSGASADLTRTHQGWGAADLKAAYDQRNDMFIVDETDVLTNLQSKTYRLYVASGTPEFKATMVYSDPPGTTSSTLHRINDLTLKVTAPNGTVYWGNNGLLANNYSTPGGVANTVDTVENVFVASPQAGVWTIEVSGDAIVQDARLETAGVVDADYALAVSGVRHSVLVSSLQADVGTPQGGVLADLHTSNNHAMGWGQSAQYDSIVPHGRVTFRGTAPTSTLSQLTFRVEAKANATGTSMDTYLYNWTTNRYELVDSATLGGTDQVRTVTVTSNPSAYVNPATLQMAARLDMYRRVAANEVAWRVSTDQVRWFVHP; encoded by the coding sequence ATGTTGAATCTTGTCTTCGCCGCTGCCATCGGGCTCGGCGGCACCGCTGGCGGCGGCCTCGTCGTCCAGCGCTCGGGCGACCTGACGTCGCTCGCTTTTGAAAAGGGAGAATCCTTCCACCAGACGAGGGCGAAGGTGGCCGATGGACGGGCCATCGACGTGGCCGGCACACAGCTCCGCCTCGCCACGTGGCAAGAACGCTCCCGCGCCGGCACGAAGACCTTCTACGCCATCGCGCCGAACGGCCGCGACGTCAGGCGCGTTGCTGAGGCGCTGAACACGCTCAAGCTGCGCTACGAGGAGTTCGACCCGCTCCAGACGATCCCCACGGTCTCCCCCGAACTCGCGGCCACCGAGCACAACGAGCAGTACATCGTGCAGTTTCAGACCCAGCCGCTACCCGAATACCGCGACGCGATCGCCCGGGCGGGCGGTGTGGTGACCTACTACTTGCCGTACGACGCCTACCTCGTGCGGATGGACTCCCACGCCCGAGGCGCGGTCTCGCAACTGCCCTACGTGCGGTGGGTGGGCCCCTACCAGCCCGCCTACCGGCTGGACCCCGATCTTCGGAAGCAAATGGAGAAGGGCAAGCTCCCGACCCAGCGCTACAACGTCCAGGTCTATCACTACGGCCTCGAGGAGAAGCAGACCGCCGCCCAGTGGATTGAAGCGATCGGCGGCAAGATCGACGAGTTGGGCGAGCCCGGATACGTCTTCCAGGCGACGCTGACACCGGGCCAGTTGCGCGCCGCGCTCCTCATGAACGAGGTGTTTTGGATCGACAAGTGGGTCCCGATGGAAATGGACATGAACATCGCCCGCGACTTCGGCGGGGCGAACTACATCGAGGGCGTGGCCGGCTACACGGGCCAAGGCGTCCGCGCCCAGGTGCGCGACGGCGGGCTTCGGACCACGCACGTCGCATTCCAAAGTCCCCCCACGATCATTCGTTCCAACACGACCAACACCAGCCACGGGTCCAGCACTTACGGCATCGTGTTCGGAGACGGCACGGCGAACCCGCTCGGTCGCGGCATGATGCCGGACGCCCAGGGGATCTTCCTGGCGGGCCTCACGACAGGCTCCACACGTTACAACGAGACCGCCGCCCTGCTCCAGGCGCCGTATTTCGCCGTGTTCGAATCGAACTCGACCGGCGGTACGCGAACGCGGGCCTACACGACCGACTCGTTCGGGATGGACGACATCCTGTTCCGCATGAACATCACGATCCTGCAGTCCCAGAGCAACGCGGGCAACCAAGACTCCCGGCCGCAGGCGTGGGCGAAGAACATCGTCTCGATCGGCGGCATCAAGCACCTCAACACGCTGACCCGCGCCGACGACCGTTGGACGGCGGGCGGAAGCATCGGCCCCGCGGCCGACGGCCGCATCAAGCCCGACCTGGCGCACTTCTACGACTCCGTGCTGTGCACCACCAACACGAACGATACGGCCTACACGTCGAGCTTCGGCGGGACGAGCGCCGCAACGCCGATCACGGCGGGTCACTTCGGACTCTTCTATCAGATGTGGGCCGACGGGGTGTTCGGGCAGACCGTCACCGGGACGACCGTGTTCGACGCGCGCCCGATGAACATGACTGCCAAGGCGGTCATGATCAACACCGCCACGCAGTGGACGTTCAGCGGAGCCAGCGCGGACCTCACTCGCACGCACCAGGGCTGGGGCGCCGCAGACCTGAAGGCTGCGTACGATCAGCGCAACGACATGTTCATCGTGGACGAGACCGATGTGCTGACCAACCTCCAGTCCAAGACCTATCGCCTCTACGTGGCCTCCGGAACGCCGGAGTTCAAGGCAACCATGGTCTACTCGGATCCCCCCGGCACGACCAGCTCGACGCTCCACCGCATCAACGACCTGACGCTCAAGGTCACCGCGCCCAACGGCACCGTCTATTGGGGGAACAACGGGCTGCTGGCCAACAACTACTCCACCCCGGGCGGCGTCGCGAACACCGTCGATACGGTGGAGAACGTGTTTGTGGCGAGCCCCCAAGCGGGCGTCTGGACCATCGAGGTGAGCGGTGACGCCATCGTGCAGGATGCGCGTCTGGAAACGGCCGGTGTGGTCGATGCCGACTACGCGCTGGCGGTCAGCGGCGTGCGGCACAGCGTCCTGGTGAGTTCGCTGCAGGCGGACGTCGGCACGCCCCAAGGCGGCGTCCTCGCCGACCTGCACACGAGCAACAACCACGCGATGGGCTGGGGCCAGTCCGCCCAGTACGACTCCATCGTGCCCCACGGGCGCGTGACGTTCCGGGGAACGGCCCCGACGTCGACGCTCTCCCAGTTGACCTTCCGCGTCGAAGCGAAGGCCAACGCGACCGGAACCTCGATGGACACGTACCTCTACAACTGGACGACGAACCGCTACGAGCTGGTCGATTCGGCGACGCTCGGCGGCACGGACCAGGTGCGGACCGTCACGGTGACGTCGAATCCGAGCGCCTACGTCAACCCCGCGACCCTTCAAATGGCTGCTCGGCTTGACATGTATCGCCGCGTGGCCGCGAACGAGGTCGCCTGGCGCGTCTCCACGGACCAGGTGCGCTGGTTCGTCCACCCCTAG
- a CDS encoding DUF3137 domain-containing protein, producing MDDGGLLESLGPAAVVGAGVLVVVAILLFANHLQRLRQERLAEVARLLGLDFIPGVVDGGDPFGCLMGLFGGGGTARASIIARLDGFDPFGRGDSRRASNLLSGRRAELDWQCFDYQYSTGSGKSRSTHHFGIAAATVPMVFAGLQIRPESVLDRVASIVGWKDIQFEMEAFNRRYFVTSPDAQEAYGILHPQAMEFLMGLPPRHWQIKGSRVVLMQSGSYSAEELFRVISDVEDFLKLLPPYLDQDLRARSAYSG from the coding sequence GTGGATGACGGGGGACTCCTGGAGAGCTTGGGACCTGCGGCGGTCGTCGGGGCCGGTGTCCTTGTCGTCGTGGCGATCCTGCTGTTCGCCAACCATTTGCAGAGGCTTCGCCAGGAGCGTCTCGCCGAAGTCGCGCGGCTGCTCGGACTCGATTTCATTCCCGGCGTGGTCGACGGCGGGGATCCGTTCGGGTGTCTGATGGGGCTCTTTGGCGGAGGCGGGACCGCTCGCGCCTCGATCATTGCCCGGTTGGACGGATTCGACCCGTTCGGCCGCGGCGACTCCCGGCGCGCTTCGAATCTGCTGTCTGGCCGGCGGGCGGAGTTGGATTGGCAGTGCTTCGACTACCAGTACTCGACCGGATCGGGCAAGAGCCGGAGCACGCACCATTTCGGAATCGCGGCCGCCACGGTGCCGATGGTGTTCGCCGGACTGCAGATCCGGCCGGAGAGCGTGCTCGACCGGGTGGCTTCGATCGTGGGATGGAAGGACATCCAATTCGAAATGGAGGCGTTCAACCGCCGCTACTTCGTGACGTCTCCCGACGCCCAGGAGGCGTACGGGATCCTGCACCCCCAGGCCATGGAGTTCCTGATGGGCCTGCCACCCCGCCATTGGCAAATCAAGGGTTCCCGCGTCGTGCTGATGCAGAGCGGCAGCTACTCGGCGGAGGAGTTGTTCCGGGTGATCTCGGACGTCGAGGACTTCCTCAAGCTGCTTCCTCCGTACCTGGACCAGGACCTGCGTGCCCGTTCCGCGTATTCTGGATAG
- a CDS encoding M14 family metallopeptidase has protein sequence MPGIAFNRYYRYDELTALLRGYAEEYPELVELESIGRSHEGKEIWLVTLTQRESGPAADKPAFWCDGNIHASEVSASTAVLYLIHHLCTGYGSDPEVTRALDSRAFYLVPRLNPDGADWSLESPPRVVRSGTRHYPYDEEDLYGLERKDLDGDGRILNLRVKDTNGAWKVCEQEPRLLVRRQPGDVGGTYYRVMPEGLLHNYDEMTLRARRIPQGLDFNRNFPIAWRGEHEQHGAGPFPTSEPEIRAAVAAICDRPNICGAVTFHTFSGVHLRPPSRKPDDELPAEDIWTFDKIGAVGTEMTGYPAISNFHEFKYHPKEVISGVFDDWMYEHRGVYSWTTEIWSPQRQAGITDYKYIDWFREHPVEDDLKLLKWSDEKLGGRGHVDWQPFHHPQLGEVEIGGWDSHYAFRNPPPEFLEAEVAPFSKWVVWQALASPKLELRELRLDPLEGGVTRIRFAVQNTGWLPTNVTKWAAEKKLVRGVVGEIRRTNEEEGGAGAHAPEWLAAGKLREEGGQLVGWNHVTAGGFGWQMSGTDDVHIFEWVVRGPGTFELIARHERAGTVRTTVQI, from the coding sequence ATGCCCGGGATCGCCTTCAACCGCTACTACCGTTACGACGAACTCACCGCACTCCTGAGAGGCTACGCGGAGGAGTATCCCGAGCTCGTGGAGCTGGAGTCGATCGGACGCTCGCACGAGGGCAAGGAGATCTGGCTCGTCACGCTGACCCAGCGCGAATCCGGACCGGCCGCCGACAAACCCGCGTTCTGGTGCGACGGCAACATCCACGCTTCCGAAGTGAGCGCCTCCACGGCTGTGCTCTATCTGATCCACCACCTGTGCACGGGCTATGGGTCCGACCCCGAAGTGACGCGCGCCCTCGACTCGCGGGCGTTCTATCTCGTGCCAAGACTGAACCCGGACGGCGCGGACTGGAGCTTGGAGTCGCCGCCAAGGGTCGTGCGCAGCGGAACCCGGCACTACCCGTACGACGAGGAGGACCTCTACGGGCTCGAACGCAAGGACCTCGACGGAGACGGCCGCATCCTCAATCTTCGCGTCAAAGACACGAACGGCGCGTGGAAGGTGTGCGAGCAGGAGCCCCGGCTGCTGGTCCGCCGCCAACCCGGCGACGTTGGCGGGACCTACTACCGCGTCATGCCCGAGGGCCTTCTGCACAACTACGACGAAATGACCCTTCGGGCGCGGAGGATCCCCCAAGGGCTCGACTTCAACCGCAACTTCCCCATCGCCTGGCGCGGCGAGCACGAACAGCACGGCGCGGGGCCGTTCCCCACCAGCGAGCCCGAGATCCGGGCTGCGGTCGCGGCCATCTGCGATCGACCCAACATCTGTGGGGCCGTCACGTTCCATACGTTCAGCGGAGTCCACCTTCGCCCCCCGAGCCGCAAGCCCGACGACGAGCTGCCCGCCGAGGACATCTGGACGTTCGACAAGATCGGCGCCGTTGGCACCGAGATGACCGGGTACCCGGCGATCAGCAACTTCCACGAGTTCAAGTACCACCCGAAGGAGGTGATCTCCGGCGTATTCGACGACTGGATGTACGAACATCGGGGCGTGTACTCGTGGACCACCGAGATCTGGTCGCCCCAGCGCCAGGCCGGCATCACGGACTACAAGTACATCGATTGGTTCCGCGAGCATCCGGTGGAAGACGACCTCAAGCTCCTGAAGTGGTCCGACGAGAAATTGGGCGGCCGGGGCCACGTCGATTGGCAACCCTTCCACCACCCGCAGCTCGGAGAGGTCGAGATCGGCGGGTGGGACAGCCACTACGCGTTCCGCAACCCGCCGCCAGAGTTCCTCGAGGCCGAAGTGGCGCCATTCTCCAAATGGGTGGTTTGGCAAGCCCTCGCCTCTCCGAAGCTCGAGTTGCGGGAGCTGCGCCTCGACCCGCTCGAGGGGGGCGTCACCCGCATCCGCTTCGCGGTCCAAAACACCGGTTGGCTTCCGACCAACGTCACGAAGTGGGCCGCCGAGAAGAAGCTGGTCCGCGGCGTGGTGGGAGAGATTCGGCGCACGAACGAGGAGGAGGGGGGCGCGGGCGCCCACGCTCCGGAGTGGCTCGCCGCCGGAAAGCTCCGTGAAGAGGGCGGCCAGCTCGTGGGTTGGAATCACGTGACGGCAGGGGGTTTCGGGTGGCAGATGAGCGGAACCGACGACGTCCACATCTTCGAATGGGTCGTGCGCGGCCCCGGGACTTTCGAGCTGATCGCACGGCACGAACGGGCCGGAACCGTACGGACCACCGTCCAGATCTAA
- a CDS encoding LemA family protein, whose protein sequence is MNAPTSLSPLLAVGFFALVTPLLWYIVTRNRFVRLQNMMRESWSNIDVLLKRRYDLIPNLVETVKGYAAHEQQVFEAVAKAREQAVADVGSVGHQAQTESELVRALNQLLVRVEAYPELKASVHYLALQNELTNTEDRIAAARRFFNANVRDFNLLLESFPSAMVGSSMGLRPAEFFEIEELHVRLAPTVAPGPR, encoded by the coding sequence ATGAATGCCCCCACTTCTCTGAGCCCATTGCTTGCCGTCGGGTTCTTCGCCCTCGTCACACCGCTGCTCTGGTACATCGTGACCCGCAACCGGTTCGTCCGCCTTCAAAACATGATGCGCGAGAGCTGGTCCAACATCGACGTGCTCCTTAAGCGGCGCTACGATCTGATCCCGAACCTGGTGGAGACGGTCAAGGGTTACGCGGCCCACGAGCAGCAGGTGTTCGAGGCCGTCGCCAAGGCCCGAGAGCAGGCCGTCGCCGATGTGGGAAGCGTCGGGCACCAGGCGCAAACCGAATCCGAGTTGGTTCGGGCGCTCAACCAACTCCTCGTGCGCGTCGAGGCGTACCCGGAGCTGAAGGCAAGCGTCCACTACCTGGCGCTGCAGAACGAATTGACGAACACCGAGGACCGGATCGCGGCGGCGCGTCGGTTCTTCAACGCGAACGTGCGCGACTTCAACCTCCTGCTCGAGTCGTTCCCGTCGGCGATGGTCGGCTCGTCGATGGGCCTGCGGCCTGCCGAGTTCTTCGAAATCGAAGAGCTTCACGTGCGACTTGCGCCGACCGTGGCGCCCGGCCCCCGTTGA
- a CDS encoding prolyl oligopeptidase family serine peptidase, with product MGIRYRRLSPLLAALLLATLALGTQGTKKPIDHDVYDTWRSIRGSELSRDGKWLVYAEAPQEGDGVLLIKSVSGDTVHKIDRGTAPRFTHDSRFVLTTIVPPKAEVDQAKKEKKKPAEMPKNALGIFNLATGELTRIERLKSLRVPSEDSGWIAYQVEPEAAKPEPKEPEKSEKPQKKKDHPVGSELIVRNVASGTETKFADVGDSVFSKDGKTLLYAVSTKTGEGDGLFAMNLEDGAKTTVADGMANYRQLTWHDDSQTLAFVTDRDDYKADPARYALYVWKRGSQPKRLAAEGSAGLPEGWILQTRGSLSFSDSGKRVFFPVAPKPEPEKKEDAPAADEKVVVDIWNWRDPELQPMQLLRAAAERNRTYTAMADLETGKLVQLETEDLPNVTVGGKGDGAWALGTSNLPYRQLTSWDTTYVDVVLVNVSDGSRRRILEQLDGQATLSPECRFVSWFDQATLAYYAMDVATGKIVVLSAGIPYAVHDEEHDTPDRPNAYGNAGWLKGDQGTLIYDAFDLWLCDPTGVAAPRCVTEGFGRRWNLRLRVVSLDRDRGPLDPKASLLLNAFNADTKAAGFYRDSLAGTDSPQKLVMEDRRFGNPSKAEDADVLLFTQETFRDFPDLWVSNGNFEHRKRMSDVNPQQAEYAWGDAELVQYTSIDGVPLQGILVKPADFDPGKKYPMLVYFYERLSDGLHRYYAPSPSSGASVNPSFYASRGYLVLMPDIPYKVGYPGESALHAILPAVQSVASRGYVDTAHMALCGHSWGGYQTAFLITRTNLFRCAIGGAVVSNMTSAYGGIRWGSGMVRQFQYEKTQSRIGGSLWERPLQYLENSPIFWADKVETPLLLIHNDADGAVPWYQGIEYFTALRRLGKPVWMLNYNGEDHGLGKRQNRKDWSIRMQQFFDFYLKDAAPPVWLVDGVPAVNKGKDLGLGLIEKKGGG from the coding sequence ATGGGGATTCGCTACCGCCGCCTGTCGCCGCTTCTCGCGGCGCTCCTTCTTGCCACGCTGGCCCTTGGGACGCAAGGGACCAAGAAGCCGATCGACCACGACGTCTACGACACGTGGCGTTCGATACGCGGCTCCGAGCTGAGCCGCGACGGCAAGTGGCTGGTGTACGCGGAGGCACCTCAGGAAGGCGACGGCGTGCTGCTGATCAAATCGGTCTCGGGCGACACCGTCCATAAGATCGATCGTGGGACCGCCCCGCGGTTTACCCACGATTCGCGGTTCGTGCTCACGACGATCGTGCCGCCAAAGGCCGAGGTCGACCAGGCCAAGAAGGAGAAGAAGAAGCCCGCGGAGATGCCGAAGAACGCGCTCGGCATCTTCAATCTGGCCACCGGGGAACTGACGCGGATCGAGCGGCTGAAGTCGTTGCGCGTCCCTTCGGAAGACTCCGGCTGGATCGCCTACCAGGTGGAGCCCGAGGCGGCCAAGCCCGAGCCCAAGGAACCGGAGAAGAGCGAGAAGCCGCAGAAGAAGAAGGACCACCCGGTCGGTTCCGAGCTGATTGTCCGCAACGTGGCCTCCGGGACCGAAACCAAATTCGCCGATGTCGGAGACTCGGTGTTCTCCAAGGACGGGAAGACCCTCCTCTACGCCGTCTCCACGAAGACGGGAGAAGGGGACGGGCTCTTCGCCATGAACCTCGAAGATGGCGCAAAGACCACGGTGGCCGACGGGATGGCGAACTACCGGCAACTCACGTGGCACGACGACTCCCAAACGCTGGCGTTTGTGACGGACCGTGACGATTACAAGGCGGACCCCGCACGGTACGCGCTCTACGTGTGGAAGCGGGGTTCGCAGCCGAAGCGGCTTGCGGCGGAAGGGTCCGCGGGTCTTCCGGAAGGGTGGATCCTCCAGACGCGAGGCAGTCTCAGCTTCTCAGACAGCGGGAAGAGGGTGTTCTTCCCCGTGGCTCCCAAGCCGGAGCCCGAGAAGAAGGAGGACGCGCCCGCGGCCGATGAGAAGGTGGTCGTGGACATCTGGAACTGGCGCGATCCGGAGCTGCAGCCCATGCAGCTTCTTCGGGCGGCGGCGGAGCGAAACCGGACGTACACCGCCATGGCGGACCTCGAGACGGGAAAGCTGGTCCAGTTGGAGACCGAGGACCTTCCCAACGTGACGGTCGGTGGGAAAGGGGATGGCGCTTGGGCGCTGGGAACCTCGAACCTCCCCTATCGCCAGTTGACCTCTTGGGACACCACCTATGTGGACGTGGTCCTGGTGAACGTGTCCGACGGTTCGCGCCGGCGAATCCTCGAGCAGCTCGACGGACAGGCCACGCTCTCCCCCGAGTGCCGCTTCGTCTCGTGGTTCGACCAGGCGACGTTGGCGTACTACGCGATGGACGTCGCCACCGGGAAGATCGTCGTGCTCAGCGCGGGGATCCCCTACGCCGTGCACGACGAGGAGCACGATACGCCCGATCGCCCGAACGCCTACGGCAACGCGGGATGGCTCAAGGGCGACCAGGGCACCCTCATCTACGACGCCTTCGACCTTTGGCTCTGCGACCCCACGGGCGTCGCGGCGCCGCGATGCGTCACCGAGGGCTTCGGCAGACGCTGGAACCTTCGGCTGCGGGTGGTTTCCCTCGATCGCGACCGCGGCCCGCTCGATCCGAAGGCGTCGCTTCTGCTGAACGCGTTCAACGCGGACACCAAGGCGGCGGGATTCTATCGCGATTCCCTTGCCGGAACGGACTCTCCGCAGAAGCTGGTGATGGAAGACCGCCGCTTCGGCAATCCGTCGAAGGCGGAGGATGCGGACGTGTTGCTCTTCACGCAGGAGACCTTCCGCGACTTTCCCGATCTCTGGGTCTCCAACGGGAACTTTGAGCACCGCAAACGGATGAGCGATGTGAATCCGCAGCAGGCGGAGTACGCGTGGGGCGACGCAGAGCTGGTGCAGTACACGTCGATCGACGGGGTTCCGCTGCAAGGAATCCTCGTGAAGCCCGCCGACTTCGACCCCGGGAAGAAGTATCCGATGCTGGTCTACTTCTACGAGCGGCTTTCCGACGGGCTCCATCGTTACTACGCGCCCAGCCCCAGTTCGGGGGCGAGCGTGAACCCCTCGTTCTATGCCAGCCGCGGCTACTTGGTGCTCATGCCCGACATTCCCTACAAGGTCGGCTATCCGGGCGAGAGCGCTCTGCACGCGATCCTTCCGGCCGTCCAGAGCGTGGCCTCGCGCGGCTACGTGGACACGGCGCACATGGCCCTCTGCGGACACAGTTGGGGTGGGTACCAGACGGCCTTCCTCATCACGCGCACGAACCTGTTTCGGTGTGCGATCGGTGGCGCGGTCGTGTCGAACATGACGAGTGCCTACGGTGGGATTCGGTGGGGAAGCGGCATGGTCCGCCAGTTCCAGTACGAGAAGACGCAGAGCCGCATCGGAGGTTCGCTCTGGGAGCGGCCGCTGCAGTACCTCGAGAACTCGCCGATCTTCTGGGCCGACAAAGTGGAGACGCCTTTGCTGCTCATCCACAACGATGCGGACGGAGCCGTTCCCTGGTATCAGGGCATCGAGTACTTCACCGCGCTGAGGAGGCTTGGAAAGCCCGTTTGGATGCTGAACTACAACGGGGAAGACCACGGGCTCGGCAAGCGCCAGAACCGGAAGGATTGGTCGATCCGGATGCAGCAGTTCTTCGACTTCTATCTCAAGGACGCGGCGCCCCCGGTTTGGCTGGTGGACGGGGTTCCAGCGGTCAACAAGGGCAAGGACCTCGGGCTTGGGTTGATCGAGAAGAAGGGGGGCGGATAG